The nucleotide sequence ATGGTTCTCCTGTGTGCTTTGTTTCTATTGCATTTTTATCTGAAAAAAATGTTATGGGCACCTATTTATACATTGCTGTAAATCACAATTAATACATACATATTGATAAATTGGGATGTAAATATTTGActagaataataaaaatgaaatcttttCCCTTGATTCTCTTTTCTTTGTATTCTTTCCATTTTGTAGTTTACAGTCACCTACACAATGGAAGTAACTAAAGTGTTATTTTTTACACTCTATTAATGTCCTCTTTTTATTTCGTTAATAATTCATGTGACTGAAGTGTAGAAGATAAGTGGAAATACAGACTAGAGAATGCCTATCAATGTGCTCAGTTTGAATTGTTTGCTCAACATGCTATAACTTTTGTGTTGGCAAAACTCTGTATGGGATGGTGGGAGGGGAGCCGAAGAACTTTTCATGATTATACAGTAGCTCATATGTATTTACTGTTGTTTTAGGCGTTCCAACTCCCAGTCCTGAAATTCTTCGGCATACCTTGAACATGCTTGTACGAGAGAGGAAAATATATCCAACTCCAGATGGCTATTTCATCGTGACCCCACAGACTTATTTTATAACCCCATCCCTCATAAGAACTAACAGTAAATGGTACCATTTGGATGAGAGGATACCTGACAGGTCTCAGTGTACCTCTCCACAGCAAGGAACTATAACTCCCTCCACTTCAGGCTGCGTCAGGGACCGAACTTTACCCAAAAACCACTGCGACTCTTGCCATTGTTGCAGAGAAGACATGCACAGCATGCATGCGTCCACCCTACAGAGGAAATCCACAAAAGACTGTAAAGACTCATATTGCCCTCCTTCTCTGTGTCAGGTACCACCCACTGAAAAAAGTAAAAGTACTGTAAATTTTTCTTATAAAGCAGAGACACTCTCAAAGCCTAAAGATGTAGAAAAGCAGTCTAAAAAGTTTGGACTAAAATTGTTTCGGCTAAGCTTTAAAAAGGACAAGGCAAAACAGCTGGCCAATTTCTCTGCCCAGTTTCCTCCTGAGGAATGGCCCTTGAGGGATGAAGACACCCCTACCACTATACCCAGGGAGGTAGAAATGGAGATTATTAGGCGCATTAACCCAGACTTGACTGTGGAAAATGTAATGAGGCATACTGCACTAATGAAGaaacttgaagaagaaaaagctCAAAGAAGCAAAGCTGGATCTTCAGCTCACCATAGTGGGCGAAGCAAAAAGAGTAGGAATCACAGAAAGCCTCATGGAAAATCTCGGTCACACAGCAAGACCCGGGTGTCCAAAGGAGACCCTTCAGATGGTTCCCATTTGGATATACCAGGTGAAAGAGAGTATGAGTTCTATGATCCCCTTACGAGGTCCCCACGGGAAGGCTGTTTCATAATAGAACACAAAGGAGATAATTTTATCATGCACAGCAATCCTAGCGTGATTGAGTCTCACTTTCCCATGACACCAGAATGGGATGTATCTGGTGAATTGGCCAAAAGAAGAACTGAGATGCCTTTTCCTGAACCTTCAAGGGGAAGCTCCCATTCCAAGGTCCATCGAAGCCACAGCCATACACAAGATAGAAGGTCAAGGAACGAGAGGTCTAACAAAGCCAAGGAAAGGTCTAGGTCGATGGACAACTCTAAAGGACCTCTGGGTTCTGCTACTTTAGGTACACCTGAAGACGTAGCTGAAGGGTGTAGCCCCGATGACCCAACAACTAGCCAAGCATATACTGATGACAGTACCTTAAGGCCTTCACAGTCACTCAGTCATCAAAGGGCTCTGATTTCATCTGCAAACTATAAAGATGTGTGTGTACCCGAAATAGTTAGTGGCAATGTAGAAACCCCCAATTCCTGTGGCTTATTGGAACAAATCAAGCCTACAGAGAATTTACCATCTTATAGTGAGCTCAACTCCTGCACAACAAAATCAGCAATTGATGATTATTTTCAGTGCAACACTTCGAGTGAGACTGTACTTACTGCTCCATCACCACTGGGGAAAAATAAAGAGGACCATGACACGGTGACTTTAACAGAAGGAATAAAAAAACTTTCTCCCTCAGAAAGACATTCCCAACACATAGCCAGAGAACCTGGGGTACACAAAGAGGAGTCCCCTAAAGGGCCAAGTAGTGGTCCAGTTGTTGCTGGCCAGACCCCTGAGGTGATCGCAAATGGGCGACTGGTTCAACACCATAACACTGAATCAAGCAGCCTggacaaaaggaaagaaatatttagCAAAGATACACTTTTTAAACCTCTACACAATACACTGTCTGTGAATAACTATCACAAGTCCAGTACGCCCCTACTAAAACCCCATCAAAAGACACCCTCTGACACACTGCCAGGCAGATGTGAGAAACTTGAACAAGCTATAGTAACCTCAGTTACACAAGTTTTACCCGTTTCACAGAGACAGCAAGAGCCAGCTGGGAACCAGGAAGCCACCTTTGATTATTACAATGTTTCTGATGATGATGACTCAGAGGAAGGAACAAATAAAAATgctgaggaagaaaaaaacaggGATGATGTGGGCACTATGCAGTGGCTGCTGGAGCGGGAAAAAGAAAGAGATCTGCAAAGAAAGTTTGAGAAGAATCTCACTCTTCTCACCCCCAAGGAAACtgaaaacagcagcagccagagagcCACCCATTCAGCTCGACTGGACAGCATGGACAGCAGCAGCATTACTGTAGACAGCGGGTTCAATTCTCCACGGTAGGACTGTAAAATTAATTATAAAGACCACTCTAGAATGCTCTGTTTTCAGTTATTACTGTGTTTTGTATGGGTGAACAATTGTGGGACTGTGTTAAACTGTTTCAGACATTCTTTTAGACAAAATTTTTAGGCAGCCTCAGAAAGCCTCTATCCAGACCGATGGCTTGGTTTCTTTCCCTCACATAGGCAACAGCAACAAATCTTACCACTGCCTTTTTGCCAAAGGTTCATtgtccctccaccccaaactttCCTGTATCACTTTTTCAGATTAATTTATGTTGTATTTAgaattgggtggggtggggggctcaaaaATATCATCAGCAAGATAAACTGGAAGAACGGATACAGTGTAGTGACAGTGTCTTTGGCTGAGACATTACAGATAGGTGATTAGGGGACATAGAGATACCACTTACTTTTCTCTggtattttttaaatcctctttcTGAAGCCGTGTCTGTCACCAGTCCAAACTGGTAGGATTTGAAGAGCAGTCTCTTCTACCTAGAAGAAGAGTGGAGAGAGGTTCAGGAAGGTACCACAGCCCTGAAGGTATTAAGGATGTTTGGTCCCTGAAGATGTCCAAACAGTGCATCAACAGAGGTGTCTAGCCTGTAACGTCTAGGAAAAGAGTGTAAGGATTCTATATGGTGTTAGAAGTTTTAGAAACATATGGGAAGAGACAGTTGCTGATATATGCCCACCCTGAAGATTTTACAGTGTCATCTCCAGTTTAATAATCCCTCACTGAGGCTTCTCCTCTCTGATCCCAGAGGAAGCCGTGGCCCTGGTAGACTGGGTCTTGAGTCTCACTGTTTATCCTAGAAACCAACCAATTAATCCAGACCAATGAGTCTTAAGACAAAGTAACAGTGTACAGGTGGTAGTTCTTTTGCAGTATCCTATTGTAGACCTAAGTTATTTATCACCTTCACTTTTACAACAGATAAGATCGGAATCTTGTTAGGTAAAAGGAAATtatatttgtttctgttttaaaattgatttagtttCTCAAAATtgttaatttacaaaaaaaaaaattaaaaaattaaatgttggTCATGCGGGGCCTCAGAACGTATGCAAAGGAGTCCTGATCTCTACACTcatggccagattctcctctcagttaaaACGGTGTCAGTCTAAAGAAAACTCCCTTGGTTTTGGTAGTTAAACCAGAATGATGAtggtgtaattgagagcagagtTTGACCCAATGGCTCAGAATGAGAGTCATGTAGGTTGACTTTTAGGCTTCTCCCTAGCCCTTTGTGCTGTGCTGCCTCTTGATCCCTCATCATATCTTTGTCCCTCCTCTTACTAAACAGTAGCAAGTGTTTCACAGCGCAGGCCTGTCAGGGAAAGCTGCCTTACTGTGGGAATGAAATGCAGTTTTGTTTCACATCTCCCCTGCTGCTCCATGGCTGAGGGTAACTCTTCTGTGGCACTTTTATCCCTCCTTGGTTCAAGGATTTTTAGAGCTACTGCTTTGCCTCCAATTAGCTACATGCTGCACTATCCACCGAATCACTGgggtaatttatttttttaaaagacacgtTAATGGGGATAATTATTTCTAgcagtaaatttaaaaatataatttttaaggaAGAAAGAGTAATTAAGGTTCTTCTGCAAGTAGATGCAGTCATGTATTCCACTTGGATGTGTGCGGTCCTGCACTCTGGAGCCAGAGTATTTTCCCAAGTAGAACCTGTAGGCAGCAGTGCTCACCCCTTGTGGCCATAGCTTCTCCCCTTGCTATATGAGTCAGCACTGCCCTGTTCCCCACTTGGTTCTGTCTTACCACCTGTTGCTGGAGGCAGAGTTCTGTGTAGTTTTCCTATCACAAACCTTTTATTTTTACTGACATTTCTAGTAGTGTATAGTTAATTAGTACCCTTAGTACTTAGTGTTAGTTAGCGGTAGTTTAAGTATTTCCCTGGTGATGCCCTCACCGGGACTTAAACATTGTCCACTGTGTGGGGGAGCGATCCCAAACGACGATCCCCACATGCAGTGCTTGCTGTGCCTAGGCAAAGTCACATCAGGGAATGGTGTTCTATTTGCAGATCGTTCACCAAACGGACTAACGTGGCAAGGGATCTTTGTCTGAAGCAACGCCTGCTCAAGCAGGCCAGGAGGCCTGCTTCGGCACCAAGGCCCTCATCAGATCAGAAGTTACCCTCTGGTTCTAAGAGTGCTGCCATGTCACATCCTGAAACTGGCGCCTCTCTGAAGAGATGGAGGAGTTGTTTTCCCATCAAGTGTGCCGAGGAAAAGATATCATAAGACTGACCGAGCCTGCTCCAGGTCCCAGTGGGACTCATCTCCCTCTTCCAGAAGGAGTGTGTATTGGCATAGGGTGAATGCCGGTGTGTGGGATGGAGCAAGGCCATCAACCACTTCCCAATACCATGCAAGGAGGTCAGACACCCATACCATTGACTCTGGGGCGCTGGGGCATCCATTGAGTCCGACACCAATGAGGGTGATGCCAGCACAGACTCTTCCCATGCTAGGAGCGTATCAGGACCTCTTCTGCCTTTCTGTCCTGAGCTCACCCTTGGTCCAGGACTTAGCTAATGCTGCATCTTTTATAGCCCTGTAGGCTGAGTGGCCCACTGAACATGGGAGTCTGTTGGCACTATACGCTGAGGTTTCCCTTTCATGGCAAAAGAATTGGGATCAGTACCAGACTCTGCGCAATGGACCTCTCCAGCCCTGTGAATTGTGACTGGCACTCACTGCCCTCCATTTCAGCACCGTCAGTTACTTTGGTATTGCAGCCGACTTCAGGGGCGACACTGCTTCCATCCCCAGAAACAACCTGTACTGTTTCAACCGTTGGCGCCAGCTTCCTCGTCATTCTAGGCTATGGATGAGTTGGACCGGTTGCTCACACCCTCAGGGCTGGTTCCTCCTTTATCCCCTGAAGTCTGAGACTTTTTGGAATCTGAGTCAGGATCTTCATCCTCTGACTGTCCCACCATCCGACCCACATCGGTAGCCATTCGTGGAGCTCTCTGGGTACCAAGATTGGCATTTGTTTTGCAGTTGGGACGGGCGCCTCTGGCCCAACCACCAGTGCCCTATCCATACCCGTGGGTTTCCATGGAATCCGTGGGATACTCCTCGGTCACATAGGTCCCACCCCTCATCTCGCCGACAAGGTCTGTGATGGGGACTGTCCATTCTCCACAGGCCCAGGTACCAGTGAGCCTTCCCCTTGTGGAGCCTCCAGAGTCATTCCACCCAGACCCGTCAGTTCTGGAGCAGGATCCAGCTCTGGCACAGTTAACCACTCCATCTTTGTCCCTGGACAATTCCACAGTGCCTGTCCCTTTCTCCCCTTTGGTACTAGAGGATTTCAAGGTGTACCAGGACCTTTTGTGGCACGTAGCCGCTTCCCTAGATATCCATGTGGAGTTCCTGCAGGAGAACACCCACAAGTTAGTGGATATCCCACAGTCATCTGCCCCTCGGAGAGTTGCCTTCCCCATTAACAATGAGCTACTTGGGCCTGCTAAGGTCTTCTGGAGCACAATGGCTTCAATACACTTACAGGGTAAGATTCAATCTAGACCTTTGCAGCCTCAATCAATATATCAGATACATGAGGTTCCAAATGATCACTCTTGTCAGCTATCCTCCCGTGTTGTTTCAAAATGAATGGCTTGCTACTCTTCACCCACTGGACAGATTGGTCTGTCGTCTTCACCTGGTCCTGGACTCCTTGCAGTGGTGGACGTCTCCAGAGAACGTTTGCCAGGGCATTCCCTTCATCCAGCCTTTGCCAACCAGGTCTGTGGTCTCCGATGCCTCCCTGATGGGTTTGGGAGTACATCTAGTGTTGCTGAAAGTTTGAGGTCTagggtcagagcaggagtccGCATTGTATATCAACATGCTGGAGCTTCGAGCCATCTACGATGCGTGTCACACTTTTCTGGACCATATCAGGTGCTCAGTGGTTCACATATTTACCGACAATACCACCACAATGTATTATGTGACTAAGCAAAGAGGAACACACTTCAGGATGCTTTGACAAGAGGCAATCAGGTTGTGGCAGTTCTGCGTTGAGGAAAGCTTTACTCAGATAGCTGACTACGCGCCTGGAGTCCAAAATCATCTCGCAAACCATCTCTGCGGGAATTTTTCCTTGTGTCACAAGTGGTCTCTGAAGACAAACATCCTCCAGGTCACCTTTGCAACTTGGGGCATTCTGACGATCTCCCTATTTGCTACGAGAGACAACAGGAAGTGTCACCTGTTCTGCTCTTGAGGGAGCCTCAATCTGGGCTCCCTGTCTGACACTTTCCTTCTCAGCTAGCAGTTGGCTGTCCTGTATGCTTTTCCCCAGATCATCCCACAGGTCAGCCTCAATCTGAAAGTGGATTGAGCCAAGCTCATTATCACTGTCCCAGCCCATCTGAGACAGTGCTGGTTTTCCAACCTTCTCGCGCTGTCAGTTCAGCCTGCCATaccccttcctctccatcctgACCAACTCTCTTAGAATCGTGGTCACGCATTGGATCCCATGCTCAGTTCCCTGCATCTCACGGACTGGTTGCTTTGTGGCTAAATGAGGAGGAATAGCAGTGTTTGGTGGCTGTATAACAGATCCTACTCAACAGTAAAGCCCTCTACCAGAATAGCCTATGCGATGAAATGAAAACGGTTTTTGATGTGGTCATGGGCCTGCAGAATAAAACCAATGCTGGCCTCTATCCAGGACATCTTGGTGAACTTGCTGCACCTTCAGTCGTTGGACTTatgctcacttcattggaagtgGATTTGGCAGAGATATCGGCATTTCATCCCTGCCCCCTTCAGAGAAGATCAATCTTCTCCAGTGCCGTGGTAGCAAGATTCTTAAAATGGCTTCTTTGCCTCCATCCTCCAGTCCGAGAGCTGGTTCCTCTGTGGGACCTTAATACAGTCCTAGTGGCTTTAGTGGGACCTCCACTTGAACCCCTCACATCTTGTCCCTTTCCACTTGTGTCATGAAACTGTGTTCCTAgcaaaaggcggggggggggggaggagcacagAGGCCCCTGccttcccaaggccccacccttacccgggggagggaggcaaaagcagccccctgcctgcatccctgcctcttccatcagggggaggtgcagggacccaggctccccacagctgcctctgTGGCTCTGGCCAGGGTGCAGGGCCTCGGAGCCACAACCCATCCATGATGAGAGCCacacgggcagctgtggggagcttcAGCAGACCCTCCATCTGTCCATGGTGTCGGGGGCCTGTTGAGAGTAGACCCCCAACCATGTCCCCGTCCAGAGCAGATGGAGGGTCTGCGGCTCCCCACATCTGCCCGtgcggctcttaccatggccgggTGGCAGCTCCAaggtcccctccttcccccctccatccccccacgaCGGCAGGAGCCGGTTCGGGGAGAGCTGCACGAGCAGCTGTGGTAAGCTGGTGCAGAATCGTGAACCCTCCATGTCCACCTGCCTTGGGCCGGGCAGAGAGCCGTGGTCGGCAGGGACAATGACACAGGACGGGGCTGCTCTCAGTTCCCCCACATCATGGGCACCTGGGCTCTCTGGCCAGGCTCCATGCTGGCcaggaggtggggccttggggggaagggcaCCCTGGTGGAAAGTGGACGGGCCAGAcctgtccactttcaaaaagtgggaggcctatggccctgctgggtcccccctctgcccccccttcccctgttCCGGAGCCACTGGTTCCGAGTAGCAATAACATCCACAAGGAGAGTTGTGAGATGTTGGCTCTGATGGCAGAGCCCTCTTATATACAGTTCTCTAAGGACAAAGTGACTTTACTACCGCGCCCAAAATTTTTGTCTAAAGTagtttctcagtttcatttgaaccaTGCAGTATATTTACCTGTGTTCTTTCCTAAGCCACATTCATTTCCGGAGAAGCAGAGTCTCCATTCATTAGATGTCAAGTGACATCTAGCCAGCTGTCTGGACAGGACTAAACTGTTTTATGCTTCACCTCATTTGTGTCATATGCAGATAGTTTTCAGGGTCAAGCAGtctcttatcatagaatatcagggttggaagggacctcaggaggccatctagtccaacccccagctcaaagcaggacgaatcaccaactaaatcatcccagaaagggctttgtcaagcctgaccttgaaaacctctaaggaaggagattccaccacctccctaggtaacccattctagtgcttcaccaccctcctagtgaaaaagtttttcctaacatccaacctaaacctcccgcacttcaacttgagaccattactccttgttctgtcatctggtaccactgagaacagtctagatcc is from Chelonia mydas isolate rCheMyd1 chromosome 4, rCheMyd1.pri.v2, whole genome shotgun sequence and encodes:
- the STOX2 gene encoding storkhead-box protein 2 isoform X1; the protein is MPRKAEKFLQIAPHSLAIVLSPGAALEAEERRQDGDQQPPPPGEEPPRLGRHHIGYEIFADFKQENMQHFWNPRVTAAVAETFFLGWLDEQVLLIQGKEEHLEVLREGWTRRSLKPPAGFRIKCLGDVSPINMSPISQSQFIPLGEILCLAISAMNSARKQVTQEALMEHLTTCFPGVPTPSPEILRHTLNMLVRERKIYPTPDGYFIVTPQTYFITPSLIRTNSKWYHLDERIPDRSQCTSPQQGTITPSTSGCVRDRTLPKNHCDSCHCCREDMHSMHASTLQRKSTKDCKDSYCPPSLCQVPPTEKSKSTVNFSYKAETLSKPKDVEKQSKKFGLKLFRLSFKKDKAKQLANFSAQFPPEEWPLRDEDTPTTIPREVEMEIIRRINPDLTVENVMRHTALMKKLEEEKAQRSKAGSSAHHSGRSKKSRNHRKPHGKSRSHSKTRVSKGDPSDGSHLDIPGEREYEFYDPLTRSPREGCFIIEHKGDNFIMHSNPSVIESHFPMTPEWDVSGELAKRRTEMPFPEPSRGSSHSKVHRSHSHTQDRRSRNERSNKAKERSRSMDNSKGPLGSATLGTPEDVAEGCSPDDPTTSQAYTDDSTLRPSQSLSHQRALISSANYKDVCVPEIVSGNVETPNSCGLLEQIKPTENLPSYSELNSCTTKSAIDDYFQCNTSSETVLTAPSPLGKNKEDHDTVTLTEGIKKLSPSERHSQHIAREPGVHKEESPKGPSSGPVVAGQTPEVIANGRLVQHHNTESSSLDKRKEIFSKDTLFKPLHNTLSVNNYHKSSTPLLKPHQKTPSDTLPGRCEKLEQAIVTSVTQVLPVSQRQQEPAGNQEATFDYYNVSDDDDSEEGTNKNAEEEKNRDDVGTMQWLLEREKERDLQRKFEKNLTLLTPKETENSSSQRATHSARLDSMDSSSITVDSGFNSPRTRESLASNTSSIVESNRRQNPALSPAHGGAGPMFNFRAIADPPTSEAEKLQKPANCLQASVTSV
- the STOX2 gene encoding storkhead-box protein 2 isoform X3, which encodes MCDVSPINMSPISQSQFIPLGEILCLAISAMNSARKQVTQEALMEHLTTCFPGVPTPSPEILRHTLNMLVRERKIYPTPDGYFIVTPQTYFITPSLIRTNSKWYHLDERIPDRSQCTSPQQGTITPSTSGCVRDRTLPKNHCDSCHCCREDMHSMHASTLQRKSTKDCKDSYCPPSLCQVPPTEKSKSTVNFSYKAETLSKPKDVEKQSKKFGLKLFRLSFKKDKAKQLANFSAQFPPEEWPLRDEDTPTTIPREVEMEIIRRINPDLTVENVMRHTALMKKLEEEKAQRSKAGSSAHHSGRSKKSRNHRKPHGKSRSHSKTRVSKGDPSDGSHLDIPGEREYEFYDPLTRSPREGCFIIEHKGDNFIMHSNPSVIESHFPMTPEWDVSGELAKRRTEMPFPEPSRGSSHSKVHRSHSHTQDRRSRNERSNKAKERSRSMDNSKGPLGSATLGTPEDVAEGCSPDDPTTSQAYTDDSTLRPSQSLSHQRALISSANYKDVCVPEIVSGNVETPNSCGLLEQIKPTENLPSYSELNSCTTKSAIDDYFQCNTSSETVLTAPSPLGKNKEDHDTVTLTEGIKKLSPSERHSQHIAREPGVHKEESPKGPSSGPVVAGQTPEVIANGRLVQHHNTESSSLDKRKEIFSKDTLFKPLHNTLSVNNYHKSSTPLLKPHQKTPSDTLPGRCEKLEQAIVTSVTQVLPVSQRQQEPAGNQEATFDYYNVSDDDDSEEGTNKNAEEEKNRDDVGTMQWLLEREKERDLQRKFEKNLTLLTPKETENSSSQRATHSARLDSMDSSSITVDSGFNSPRTRESLASNTSSIVESNRRQNPALSPAHGGAGPMFNFRAIADPPTSEAEKLQKPANCLQASVTSV
- the STOX2 gene encoding storkhead-box protein 2 isoform X2, translated to MKKTRSTTLRRAWPSSDFSDRASDRMRSRSEKDYRLHKHFPPAFIAQASRGYMTSGDVSPINMSPISQSQFIPLGEILCLAISAMNSARKQVTQEALMEHLTTCFPGVPTPSPEILRHTLNMLVRERKIYPTPDGYFIVTPQTYFITPSLIRTNSKWYHLDERIPDRSQCTSPQQGTITPSTSGCVRDRTLPKNHCDSCHCCREDMHSMHASTLQRKSTKDCKDSYCPPSLCQVPPTEKSKSTVNFSYKAETLSKPKDVEKQSKKFGLKLFRLSFKKDKAKQLANFSAQFPPEEWPLRDEDTPTTIPREVEMEIIRRINPDLTVENVMRHTALMKKLEEEKAQRSKAGSSAHHSGRSKKSRNHRKPHGKSRSHSKTRVSKGDPSDGSHLDIPGEREYEFYDPLTRSPREGCFIIEHKGDNFIMHSNPSVIESHFPMTPEWDVSGELAKRRTEMPFPEPSRGSSHSKVHRSHSHTQDRRSRNERSNKAKERSRSMDNSKGPLGSATLGTPEDVAEGCSPDDPTTSQAYTDDSTLRPSQSLSHQRALISSANYKDVCVPEIVSGNVETPNSCGLLEQIKPTENLPSYSELNSCTTKSAIDDYFQCNTSSETVLTAPSPLGKNKEDHDTVTLTEGIKKLSPSERHSQHIAREPGVHKEESPKGPSSGPVVAGQTPEVIANGRLVQHHNTESSSLDKRKEIFSKDTLFKPLHNTLSVNNYHKSSTPLLKPHQKTPSDTLPGRCEKLEQAIVTSVTQVLPVSQRQQEPAGNQEATFDYYNVSDDDDSEEGTNKNAEEEKNRDDVGTMQWLLEREKERDLQRKFEKNLTLLTPKETENSSSQRATHSARLDSMDSSSITVDSGFNSPRTRESLASNTSSIVESNRRQNPALSPAHGGAGPMFNFRAIADPPTSEAEKLQKPANCLQASVTSV
- the STOX2 gene encoding storkhead-box protein 2 isoform X4: MSPISQSQFIPLGEILCLAISAMNSARKQVTQEALMEHLTTCFPGVPTPSPEILRHTLNMLVRERKIYPTPDGYFIVTPQTYFITPSLIRTNSKWYHLDERIPDRSQCTSPQQGTITPSTSGCVRDRTLPKNHCDSCHCCREDMHSMHASTLQRKSTKDCKDSYCPPSLCQVPPTEKSKSTVNFSYKAETLSKPKDVEKQSKKFGLKLFRLSFKKDKAKQLANFSAQFPPEEWPLRDEDTPTTIPREVEMEIIRRINPDLTVENVMRHTALMKKLEEEKAQRSKAGSSAHHSGRSKKSRNHRKPHGKSRSHSKTRVSKGDPSDGSHLDIPGEREYEFYDPLTRSPREGCFIIEHKGDNFIMHSNPSVIESHFPMTPEWDVSGELAKRRTEMPFPEPSRGSSHSKVHRSHSHTQDRRSRNERSNKAKERSRSMDNSKGPLGSATLGTPEDVAEGCSPDDPTTSQAYTDDSTLRPSQSLSHQRALISSANYKDVCVPEIVSGNVETPNSCGLLEQIKPTENLPSYSELNSCTTKSAIDDYFQCNTSSETVLTAPSPLGKNKEDHDTVTLTEGIKKLSPSERHSQHIAREPGVHKEESPKGPSSGPVVAGQTPEVIANGRLVQHHNTESSSLDKRKEIFSKDTLFKPLHNTLSVNNYHKSSTPLLKPHQKTPSDTLPGRCEKLEQAIVTSVTQVLPVSQRQQEPAGNQEATFDYYNVSDDDDSEEGTNKNAEEEKNRDDVGTMQWLLEREKERDLQRKFEKNLTLLTPKETENSSSQRATHSARLDSMDSSSITVDSGFNSPRTRESLASNTSSIVESNRRQNPALSPAHGGAGPMFNFRAIADPPTSEAEKLQKPANCLQASVTSV